In the Pirellulales bacterium genome, one interval contains:
- a CDS encoding YkgJ family cysteine cluster protein, with translation MSLPIRTLPILEHWDCQQCGQCCRGSIVRLDDDDLARLRGQRWDEQPEFHGVQTVVSQGILSKTHMLAKRPDGSCVFLTAEGRCRIHELHGEEAKPRICRLFPLQLVALDDVALLTMRRSCPSAAADVGRPVAKQRIEGKPYQLSDYTAGAPPRILRGLRRSWQTARIVAAALERLATDRRYPMVRRWIHLLQFGRLLSECRLRKLRAMDSRALGELVQVFEGAALEEAGDWFRERQPPSAPMAVLFRQTAGEYLRLHPRSLIQATWRQRLGVAGAAVKLVHGQGALPNLIEGFPPVDFADLERPLGALDPKTIAPLDGYFESLVASWRYARLGYADWPMLEGIRSAALSYAVALWLWRWASGREGIQPQEIIPIIGCLDRGMGYVPLLSARHRRRVATIAYDGSLQRLVAWYAR, from the coding sequence ATGTCTCTTCCGATCCGCACGTTGCCGATTCTCGAGCATTGGGATTGCCAGCAGTGCGGGCAGTGTTGCCGCGGGTCGATCGTTCGGCTGGATGACGACGATCTCGCCCGCTTGCGCGGGCAGCGATGGGACGAGCAGCCGGAGTTTCACGGCGTGCAAACCGTCGTTTCGCAAGGAATATTGTCGAAGACACACATGCTGGCCAAGCGGCCGGATGGCAGTTGCGTGTTTCTCACCGCCGAAGGCCGCTGCCGAATTCACGAACTGCACGGCGAAGAAGCGAAGCCGCGCATCTGCCGGCTGTTTCCCTTGCAGTTGGTCGCGCTCGACGACGTGGCCTTGCTCACGATGCGGCGAAGCTGCCCCTCCGCGGCCGCCGATGTCGGCCGGCCCGTTGCGAAGCAGCGCATCGAAGGAAAGCCGTATCAACTTTCCGACTATACGGCCGGCGCGCCGCCGAGAATTCTGCGCGGATTGCGGCGCAGTTGGCAAACCGCGCGGATCGTCGCTGCCGCGTTGGAACGTCTGGCGACCGATCGACGCTATCCGATGGTGCGGCGCTGGATCCACCTGTTGCAGTTCGGCCGGCTTTTGTCGGAATGCCGGCTGCGAAAACTGCGGGCCATGGATAGCCGAGCGCTCGGCGAACTGGTTCAAGTGTTCGAAGGGGCGGCGTTGGAAGAAGCGGGAGATTGGTTTCGCGAGCGGCAGCCGCCGAGCGCTCCAATGGCGGTGCTCTTCCGGCAGACGGCCGGCGAATATCTGCGATTGCATCCGCGGAGCCTGATTCAAGCCACCTGGCGGCAGCGGTTGGGAGTGGCGGGGGCCGCGGTGAAACTCGTCCATGGCCAGGGCGCTCTGCCGAATCTGATCGAGGGGTTTCCACCGGTCGATTTTGCCGACTTGGAACGGCCGCTCGGGGCGCTGGACCCGAAAACGATTGCCCCGCTCGACGGATATTTCGAATCGCTCGTCGCATCCTGGCGGTATGCGCGGCTCGGCTACGCCGATTGGCCGATGCTCGAAGGGATTCGCTCAGCCGCGCTGTCCTATGCCGTCGCACTGTGGCTATGGCGCTGGGCGTCCGGACGCGAAGGAATCCAACCCCAAGAAATCATTCCGATCATCGGCTGCTTGGATCGTGGGATGGGCTACGTGCCGCTATTGAGTGCCCGGCATCGCCGGAGAGTGGCAACGATCGCCTACGACGGGAGCCTGCAACGGCTGGTGGCTTGGTATGCGAGATAG
- a CDS encoding aldehyde dehydrogenase family protein has translation MATMTEPRQQPKIHQNQCFIGGQWQPAVSGKTFETINPATEEVITQVAEGDAADIDLAVAAARKALDKGPWGRMDARDRGRLMYKLADLIEEEIDELAALESLDNGKPIREARGGDLPFVLDVLRYYAGYADKIHGQTIPVRGEYFCYTRREPVGVVGQIIPWNFPMLMVAWKWGPALAAGCTIVMKPAEQTPLSCLRMARLAQKAGIPDGVINVVPGFGPTAGGAIVKHPGVDKVAFTGEYKTAQIIMREASQTLKRLTFELGGKSPNIVFADADLDAAAAGSHLGLYLNQGQCCCAGSRLFVEEKAHDKLVEKIVAMNKSRKLGEPLDPETEQGPQVDKAQFDKIMHYIDVGKKEGAKCLSGGQRFGERGFFIEPTLFDNVNDDMKIAQDEIFGPVLSVLKFKNFDEIVERANNTFYGLAAAVWTRDVGKAHRLAAKIKAGTVWVNCYDAFDAAAPFGGFKMSGMGRELGERGLEAYTETKTVVVSTT, from the coding sequence ATGGCCACGATGACCGAACCGCGCCAACAGCCGAAAATCCATCAAAACCAATGCTTCATCGGCGGCCAATGGCAGCCCGCCGTCAGCGGCAAAACCTTCGAAACCATCAATCCCGCCACCGAAGAAGTCATTACGCAAGTGGCCGAAGGCGATGCGGCCGATATCGATCTCGCCGTGGCCGCCGCCCGAAAGGCGCTCGACAAGGGTCCCTGGGGCCGGATGGATGCCCGCGATCGCGGCCGGTTGATGTACAAATTAGCCGATCTGATTGAAGAGGAAATCGACGAACTGGCCGCGCTCGAATCGCTCGACAACGGCAAGCCGATTCGCGAAGCCCGTGGCGGCGACCTGCCCTTCGTGCTCGACGTGCTCCGCTACTACGCCGGCTATGCCGACAAGATCCACGGCCAGACGATTCCGGTCCGCGGCGAATATTTTTGCTACACCCGCCGCGAGCCGGTCGGCGTCGTCGGCCAGATTATCCCTTGGAATTTCCCGATGCTGATGGTCGCGTGGAAATGGGGCCCGGCATTGGCCGCTGGTTGCACGATCGTGATGAAGCCCGCCGAGCAGACTCCGCTCAGTTGCCTGCGGATGGCTCGGCTTGCGCAGAAGGCCGGCATTCCCGACGGGGTGATCAATGTCGTGCCCGGTTTCGGCCCGACGGCCGGCGGCGCGATCGTCAAACATCCGGGCGTCGATAAGGTGGCGTTCACCGGCGAATACAAGACGGCCCAGATCATCATGCGCGAGGCTTCGCAAACGCTGAAACGGCTTACGTTCGAACTTGGCGGCAAAAGCCCGAACATCGTTTTCGCCGACGCTGATCTCGACGCCGCCGCCGCCGGCTCGCATTTGGGGCTTTATCTCAACCAGGGCCAATGCTGCTGCGCCGGCAGCCGGCTGTTCGTCGAGGAAAAGGCCCACGATAAGCTGGTGGAAAAGATCGTGGCCATGAACAAGAGCCGCAAGCTCGGCGAACCCTTGGATCCCGAAACCGAGCAGGGCCCGCAGGTCGACAAAGCCCAGTTCGACAAGATCATGCACTACATCGACGTGGGCAAGAAAGAAGGGGCGAAGTGTTTGAGCGGCGGGCAACGGTTTGGCGAGCGCGGGTTCTTCATCGAGCCGACGCTGTTTGACAACGTCAACGACGATATGAAAATCGCCCAGGACGAGATTTTCGGCCCGGTGCTTTCGGTGCTCAAATTCAAGAACTTCGACGAGATTGTCGAGCGGGCGAACAACACATTTTACGGTCTCGCCGCCGCCGTTTGGACGCGCGACGTCGGCAAGGCCCATCGCCTGGCGGCCAAGATCAAGGCCGGCACGGTGTGGGTCAACTGCTACGACGCTTTTGATGCGGCGGCCCCCTTCGGCGGCTTCAAGATGTCCGGCATGGGCCGCGAACTCGGCGAACGCGGCCTGGAAGCCTACACCGAAACCAAAACCGTGGTGGTGAGCACAACGTAG
- the ispH gene encoding 4-hydroxy-3-methylbut-2-enyl diphosphate reductase, producing the protein MKILLASPRGFCAGVNMAIDTLDQAIRLFGTPIYVFHEIVHNRYVVERFRREGAVFVDDLAEVPEGSRLLFSAHGISPEVRATAAARQLRAIDATCPLVTKVHLEAVRFARLGYKILLIGHAGHDEVLGTMGEAPEAMRLVQSPEEVDSLNFPSGARLAYLTQTTLSVDDANRIIARLKQRFPEIIGPPKEDICYATQNRQEALRQLAAETDLCLVLGSVNSSNSQRLAELARESGIPARLIDGAAEVDLGWFNGDETVLITAGASAPESAVEECIELLREKFAATVEHRTLREEDVYFPLPKSLRAASA; encoded by the coding sequence ATGAAAATCTTGCTGGCCAGTCCGCGCGGGTTTTGTGCCGGAGTGAATATGGCGATCGACACGCTCGATCAAGCCATCCGCCTGTTCGGCACTCCGATCTATGTCTTCCATGAGATCGTCCACAACCGCTACGTCGTCGAGCGATTTCGGCGAGAAGGGGCGGTTTTCGTCGATGATCTGGCCGAGGTGCCGGAAGGTTCGCGGCTGCTGTTTTCGGCCCATGGAATTTCGCCGGAGGTTCGGGCCACCGCCGCTGCGCGACAACTCCGCGCCATCGACGCCACCTGCCCGCTGGTCACCAAAGTCCATCTGGAAGCGGTTCGTTTTGCTCGGCTGGGTTACAAGATTCTGCTCATCGGCCATGCAGGCCACGACGAAGTGCTCGGCACGATGGGCGAAGCCCCCGAGGCCATGCGGCTCGTGCAATCGCCGGAAGAAGTCGATTCGCTGAATTTCCCATCCGGCGCCCGGCTGGCCTACCTGACGCAAACCACCCTATCGGTCGACGACGCCAACCGGATTATCGCTCGGCTCAAGCAGCGATTTCCCGAGATCATCGGGCCGCCGAAGGAAGACATTTGCTACGCCACGCAGAACCGTCAGGAAGCCCTCCGCCAATTGGCCGCCGAAACCGATCTTTGCCTCGTGCTCGGCAGTGTCAACAGTTCCAATAGTCAGCGGCTGGCTGAGTTGGCCCGCGAGTCGGGCATTCCGGCCCGGCTCATCGACGGGGCGGCGGAAGTCGATCTCGGTTGGTTCAATGGCGACGAGACGGTGTTGATCACGGCCGGCGCGAGTGCCCCGGAATCGGCGGTCGAAGAGTGCATCGAGCTATTGCGCGAAAAATTCGCCGCCACGGTCGAGCATCGCACGCTGCGCGAAGAAGATGTCTATTTCCCGCTGCCAAAATCGCTACGGGCGGCGAGCGCCTGA
- a CDS encoding response regulator produces MKTVFTTGEAAKICKVSQQTIIRCFDSGQLKGFRVPGSRFRRIPRDQLYLFMRDNGIPTDALESGKRKILVVDDDEELVELIVDVLQRDGRFEVRSVNNGFDAGMMVKEYHPDLIVLDIMLPDINGKEVCQRVRSDATMDDVRIICISGMIEADKVEDLKVSGANDFLQKPFEVEHLVDRICHLLDVEAMATG; encoded by the coding sequence ATGAAGACAGTTTTTACGACGGGCGAAGCGGCGAAGATTTGCAAGGTTAGCCAGCAGACAATCATTCGCTGCTTCGACTCTGGCCAACTCAAAGGTTTTCGCGTTCCGGGAAGCCGCTTCCGCCGCATCCCCCGCGATCAGCTCTACTTGTTCATGCGCGACAACGGCATTCCGACCGACGCGTTGGAAAGCGGCAAGCGCAAAATCCTGGTCGTCGACGACGATGAAGAACTGGTGGAACTGATTGTCGACGTGCTGCAGCGCGACGGGCGCTTCGAAGTGCGCAGCGTCAACAACGGTTTCGATGCCGGCATGATGGTCAAGGAATATCATCCCGACCTGATCGTGCTCGACATCATGCTGCCCGACATCAACGGCAAGGAAGTATGCCAGCGGGTGCGCAGCGACGCGACGATGGACGATGTGCGCATCATCTGCATCTCCGGCATGATCGAGGCCGACAAGGTCGAAGATCTGAAAGTGTCCGGAGCGAATGATTTCTTGCAGAAGCCGTTCGAAGTGGAGCATCTGGTGGATCGGATTTGCCATCTGCTCGATGTCGAGGCGATGGCGACCGGCTGA
- a CDS encoding HAMP domain-containing sensor histidine kinase yields MNDRALIERLAEALAAIGALPESEGDGDAARPGSVAGPDRNRSSAAINGLIAEFPDLVARLRRLAELEERFDAAVEQAKLDALKELAYGASHELNNPLANISARAQTLLQEEKDPERRRRLAAINSQAFRAHEMIADMMLFARPPQLQPHTVNLVELLEDLIRRLADEAAQQDTELVFVGPNSPVEARVDPVHLRAAVRALVINALEALADGGRIEVGVRAVPGSSRTSAAMAEIVVADNGPGISAEIRAHMFDPFYSGREAGRGLGLGLSKCWRIVTQHGGRIEVESNPAAEIGGRGARFKIMLPISA; encoded by the coding sequence ATGAACGATCGCGCGTTGATCGAGCGATTGGCAGAGGCGCTGGCGGCAATCGGCGCTTTGCCCGAATCCGAGGGCGACGGCGACGCGGCCCGTCCGGGTTCGGTCGCCGGCCCTGATCGCAATCGCTCGAGCGCCGCAATCAACGGCCTGATCGCCGAATTTCCCGACCTTGTCGCCCGGCTTCGCCGGCTCGCCGAGTTGGAAGAGCGCTTCGACGCGGCAGTCGAACAGGCCAAGCTGGATGCACTCAAGGAATTGGCCTACGGCGCCAGCCATGAATTGAACAATCCGCTGGCGAATATCTCGGCCCGCGCTCAGACGCTCTTGCAAGAGGAAAAAGATCCCGAGCGGCGACGGCGGCTGGCGGCGATCAACAGCCAGGCTTTTCGGGCCCACGAAATGATCGCCGACATGATGCTCTTCGCCCGGCCGCCGCAATTGCAGCCGCACACCGTCAACCTTGTCGAACTGCTCGAGGACCTGATTCGCCGGCTAGCGGACGAAGCCGCCCAGCAAGACACGGAGCTGGTGTTCGTCGGCCCCAATTCGCCCGTCGAAGCCAGGGTCGACCCGGTTCATCTGCGGGCCGCGGTTCGGGCGCTCGTGATCAATGCGCTCGAGGCATTGGCCGATGGCGGGCGAATCGAAGTCGGCGTGCGGGCTGTGCCGGGCAGCTCGCGAACGTCTGCCGCCATGGCGGAAATCGTCGTTGCCGACAACGGGCCCGGAATCTCCGCCGAAATCCGTGCCCACATGTTCGACCCATTCTATTCGGGCCGGGAAGCCGGCCGCGGCTTGGGATTGGGGCTCTCGAAATGCTGGCGCATCGTCACCCAGCATGGCGGTCGAATCGAGGTCGAAAGCAACCCGGCCGCCGAAATCGGCGGCCGAGGTGCGCGGTTCAAAATTATGCTGCCGATTTCCGCTTGA
- a CDS encoding DUF433 domain-containing protein, giving the protein MAKNDPDTLLGIGLYSPREAALYARCSTQKLSRWFYGTAKAEPVLSPQLGPDSDRIVTFLDFAQSLSVNEIRLSIGIPLQKIRAAYMAAQEEFGVKYPLAVENGIFVFGDLARPNKCELAIYLPDRGHDAAEWKQERLAAISERCVQLTGKHRGNFLISRVVRQFSHNLIFGEDGVATRYVAFKHHRHNIVMDPQIRFGKPYLEDSGYEAQTLADAVLAEKSPERVATLYRVEVAAVRAALEYQQLLKTPPTRTPPKRNAA; this is encoded by the coding sequence ATGGCAAAAAACGATCCCGACACATTGCTGGGGATTGGGCTTTATTCTCCGCGCGAGGCAGCCCTATACGCGCGCTGCTCGACGCAAAAGCTCTCTCGTTGGTTCTACGGTACGGCAAAAGCCGAGCCGGTGTTGAGTCCGCAGCTAGGGCCCGATTCCGATAGAATCGTCACATTTCTGGATTTCGCGCAATCCTTGTCGGTGAATGAAATCCGGCTATCAATCGGAATTCCGCTGCAAAAAATTCGCGCGGCGTACATGGCTGCGCAAGAAGAATTTGGGGTCAAGTATCCGCTTGCCGTGGAAAACGGCATTTTCGTGTTCGGAGACCTAGCGCGCCCAAATAAGTGCGAGCTTGCGATCTATCTTCCCGATAGGGGCCACGACGCCGCGGAATGGAAGCAAGAGCGACTTGCCGCGATCAGCGAACGCTGCGTTCAATTGACCGGCAAGCACAGGGGCAATTTTCTTATCAGCAGGGTTGTCAGGCAATTTTCGCACAACCTGATATTCGGCGAGGATGGCGTTGCAACGCGCTACGTCGCATTTAAGCACCACCGCCACAATATCGTGATGGACCCGCAAATTCGATTCGGCAAGCCTTACCTGGAGGATTCCGGCTACGAGGCCCAGACGCTCGCGGACGCCGTGCTGGCAGAGAAGAGCCCTGAACGCGTAGCAACGCTGTATCGCGTTGAAGTTGCGGCCGTCCGGGCAGCATTAGAATATCAGCAATTACTGAAGACGCCTCCAACAAGAACGCCGCCTAAGCGAAATGCTGCGTGA
- the mnmG gene encoding tRNA uridine-5-carboxymethylaminomethyl(34) synthesis enzyme MnmG — MPSYDYEILVVGAGHAGTEAALAAGRLGARTALLTTNCDTVAQMSCNPAIGGIAKGQIVREIDALGGAMGQAIDATGIQFRLLNRRKGPAMHSPRAQADKKLYQLEVKRIVEEQPNVVLRQEVVEELLTETMGEQTRIVGVRVRGDAIYRAQAVVLTTGTFLQAIMHTGTTQTAGGRAGEGTTAGISGSLARLGFELRRFKTGTPARLNGRTIDYSRTELQPGDDDPQPFSFLTDRIAQSQLPCWITHTNTAVHDLIRANLHRAPMYSGQIVSRGPRYCPSIEDKVVRFADKDRHQLFLEPEGRNTREVYVNGVSTSLPRDVQDAMFRMIPGLERAEIMRYGYAVEYDFAPPQQLWPSLETKRVGGLYFAGQINGTTGYEEAGAQGLMAGINAALALTNKEPLVLSRQQAYIGVLIDDLVTTGVDEPYRMFTSRAEYRLSLRQDNADRRLSPMAASIGLIDDPRCQRLAAKEAEIRRALELLASARDEDGSLLQLLRRPEISWAELAARLPALQAISPAAAKQVEYDVKYAGYVARQEIDVARQQRLADKRIPPAFDFASITQLRTEAREKLTRVRPLSLAQASRISGITPADMALLLVHLEGSGRRG; from the coding sequence ATGCCTTCCTACGATTACGAGATCCTGGTTGTCGGCGCGGGGCACGCTGGCACGGAGGCTGCGCTGGCCGCGGGGCGATTGGGCGCGCGAACGGCGCTGCTGACGACCAATTGCGACACCGTGGCCCAGATGAGCTGCAATCCGGCGATCGGCGGAATCGCCAAGGGGCAAATCGTTCGCGAAATCGATGCCCTCGGCGGCGCGATGGGACAGGCCATCGATGCAACCGGCATCCAGTTCCGGCTGCTCAATCGCCGCAAGGGTCCGGCGATGCACAGCCCGCGCGCCCAAGCCGACAAAAAACTTTACCAACTCGAAGTAAAGCGGATTGTCGAAGAGCAGCCGAATGTCGTGTTGCGCCAAGAAGTGGTCGAAGAACTGCTGACCGAAACCATGGGCGAACAAACGCGGATCGTCGGCGTTCGCGTGCGCGGCGATGCCATCTATCGCGCCCAAGCGGTCGTGCTCACCACCGGCACATTCCTGCAAGCGATCATGCACACCGGCACGACCCAAACGGCCGGCGGACGAGCCGGCGAGGGAACCACCGCCGGCATTAGCGGCTCGCTCGCCCGATTGGGTTTCGAACTGCGGCGATTCAAAACCGGCACCCCCGCTCGCCTCAACGGCCGCACGATCGACTATTCCCGCACCGAACTTCAACCGGGCGACGACGACCCGCAGCCGTTCAGCTTTCTCACCGATCGCATCGCGCAGTCGCAGCTTCCGTGTTGGATTACGCACACCAACACGGCCGTTCATGATTTGATCCGCGCCAATCTGCATCGGGCACCGATGTATTCCGGCCAGATCGTTTCCCGCGGTCCGCGCTATTGCCCGTCGATCGAAGACAAGGTCGTCCGGTTTGCCGACAAGGATCGCCACCAACTATTTCTCGAGCCGGAAGGACGGAACACGCGCGAGGTGTATGTCAACGGCGTGTCCACCAGTTTGCCACGCGACGTGCAGGATGCGATGTTTCGCATGATACCGGGCCTCGAGCGGGCGGAGATCATGCGCTACGGCTACGCCGTGGAATACGACTTCGCTCCGCCGCAGCAGCTTTGGCCAAGCTTGGAAACGAAGCGCGTCGGCGGGCTTTATTTTGCCGGGCAGATCAATGGCACTACGGGCTACGAAGAGGCCGGCGCCCAAGGGCTCATGGCCGGCATCAATGCGGCGCTCGCGCTAACGAACAAAGAGCCGCTCGTGCTCAGCCGGCAGCAAGCTTATATCGGCGTGTTGATCGACGACCTGGTGACAACCGGCGTCGACGAGCCCTATCGCATGTTCACCAGTCGGGCCGAATATCGACTTTCGCTGCGCCAAGACAACGCCGATCGCCGGCTTTCGCCGATGGCCGCGAGCATCGGCCTGATCGATGATCCACGTTGCCAACGGTTAGCGGCGAAAGAGGCGGAAATTCGCCGTGCGCTGGAATTGCTTGCGTCGGCTCGCGATGAGGATGGCAGCCTGCTTCAATTGCTGCGGCGGCCGGAGATTTCTTGGGCCGAATTGGCAGCGAGGCTGCCGGCACTGCAAGCCATCTCTCCGGCGGCTGCGAAGCAGGTCGAATACGACGTGAAATACGCAGGCTACGTGGCCCGCCAAGAGATCGACGTGGCCCGGCAACAGCGGCTGGCCGACAAGCGAATTCCGCCGGCATTCGACTTCGCCTCGATCACTCAGTTGCGGACCGAGGCCCGAGAAAAGCTCACCCGCGTTCGGCCACTGAGCCTTGCACAGGCCAGCCGGATTAGCGGAATCACGCCGGCCGACATGGCCTTGCTGCTGGTTCATTTGGAGGGATCGGGTCGGCGGGGCTAG
- the zwf gene encoding glucose-6-phosphate dehydrogenase has translation MSSTIVIFGASGDLTSRKLVPALYMLFRKRRLPESTRIVGFSRSKFSHDAWRSKLADTTAEFAGKEFDKNSWNEFAKSIFYHAGDIGHQDDFPALGQMLDELEQGKNTTRLYYLAMAPQFYEPAIEHLGAAKMADEANGIRRVVIEKPFGTDLATAQHLNEAVHRVFSEKQVYRIDHYLGKETVQNVLVLRFANTIFEPVWNRNYIDHVQITVAEEVDVGRRGDYYDSAGVMRDMFQNHLLQLMMITAMEAPVKYKADPVRDEKVKVLQAIHVLSPEEVARDTLRGQYRGYRGSPGVAENSQTPTYAVVKLAIDNWRWQGVPFYLRSGKAMSCRTTQIVIQFRQPPHMLFADGRRRYREEANRLVIQVQPAEGIQLQFQTKVPDQGMKLRLTDLDFSFCREFAGQMPEAYQRLLLDALAGDASLFARADEVELAWGIIDPILAAWRDTNRPALLPYDRDLWGPEVATTWMQDQACNWFDTCPVLG, from the coding sequence ATGTCGAGCACGATCGTGATCTTCGGCGCCTCGGGCGATCTGACGAGCCGCAAGCTTGTGCCAGCCCTGTATATGCTCTTTCGCAAGCGTCGCTTGCCGGAATCGACGCGGATCGTCGGCTTCTCGCGATCGAAATTCTCGCACGACGCGTGGCGCTCGAAGCTCGCCGACACCACGGCCGAATTCGCCGGCAAAGAGTTCGACAAAAATTCTTGGAACGAATTCGCCAAGTCGATCTTCTACCATGCGGGCGATATCGGCCATCAAGACGATTTCCCCGCCCTCGGCCAAATGCTCGACGAACTAGAACAGGGCAAGAACACGACGCGGCTCTATTATCTTGCCATGGCCCCACAATTCTACGAGCCGGCAATCGAACATCTCGGCGCGGCCAAGATGGCCGACGAGGCGAATGGCATCCGCCGAGTGGTCATCGAAAAGCCGTTCGGCACCGACCTGGCAACCGCCCAGCACTTGAACGAAGCCGTGCACCGCGTGTTTTCCGAAAAGCAGGTCTATCGCATCGATCATTATCTCGGCAAGGAAACGGTGCAGAATGTGTTGGTGCTGCGATTCGCCAACACGATTTTCGAGCCGGTTTGGAACCGCAACTATATCGACCATGTGCAGATCACCGTGGCCGAGGAGGTCGATGTCGGGCGGCGCGGCGATTATTACGACTCGGCGGGCGTGATGCGCGACATGTTTCAAAACCACCTGCTGCAACTGATGATGATCACGGCGATGGAAGCGCCGGTGAAATATAAGGCCGACCCGGTGCGCGACGAGAAGGTGAAGGTGCTGCAGGCGATTCACGTGCTCTCGCCCGAGGAAGTCGCCCGCGACACGCTCCGCGGGCAATATCGCGGGTATCGCGGCAGCCCGGGCGTTGCCGAGAACAGCCAGACGCCGACCTACGCGGTGGTGAAGCTGGCGATCGACAACTGGCGTTGGCAAGGTGTCCCGTTCTATCTCCGCAGCGGCAAAGCGATGTCGTGCCGCACGACGCAAATCGTCATCCAATTTCGCCAGCCACCGCACATGTTGTTTGCCGACGGCCGCAGACGATACCGAGAAGAAGCGAATCGGTTGGTCATTCAGGTGCAGCCGGCCGAGGGAATCCAGTTGCAGTTTCAAACCAAAGTGCCCGACCAGGGAATGAAACTTCGGCTGACGGATTTGGATTTTAGTTTTTGCCGCGAATTTGCCGGTCAAATGCCGGAGGCTTATCAGCGACTGCTGCTGGATGCCTTGGCGGGAGATGCGAGCTTGTTTGCCCGGGCCGACGAAGTCGAATTGGCGTGGGGAATCATCGACCCGATCCTCGCCGCATGGCGCGACACGAACCGGCCGGCGCTATTGCCCTACGATCGTGATCTCTGGGGCCCCGAAGTCGCCACGACCTGGATGCAAGACCAAGCCTGCAACTGGTTCGACACCTGTCCCGTGCTAGGTTAA
- a CDS encoding enolase C-terminal domain-like protein: MNDVPKIDRLDLAIYRVPTDEPESDGTLTWDHTDVVVVHVAAGGSTGLGWTFAAPAAASMISGILRDKILGQSALAIEGAWATMNHSLRNVGLPGAGSMAVAAVDIALWDLKAKLLGTSLVDLFGAVRSAAPIYGSGGFTSYTLRRLSEQLGGWAAEGIGRVKMKVGREPEADLRRVGAARDAIGADIKLFVDANGAYSRKQALALAERFAEDFQVSWFEEPRPSNDVAGLRLLRDRGPAGMDIAAGEYGDTPAYFRRLLDAGALDCLQADATRCGGYTGFLKVAALCEAYEMPLSAHCAPQLHAHVACAVSCLRHVEYFHDHNRIARMLFDGSLDPRNGALSPDTSRPGHGMTLKTADAEPYRI; the protein is encoded by the coding sequence TGAACGATGTCCCCAAGATCGATCGGCTCGACCTCGCGATTTATCGCGTTCCGACCGATGAGCCTGAATCCGACGGTACGCTCACATGGGACCACACAGATGTGGTTGTCGTTCATGTCGCCGCCGGCGGTTCGACCGGCTTGGGCTGGACCTTCGCCGCTCCGGCTGCCGCCAGTATGATCTCGGGCATTCTCCGCGATAAGATCCTCGGCCAGTCGGCCTTGGCCATCGAAGGGGCCTGGGCGACGATGAACCACAGCCTGCGCAACGTCGGCCTGCCCGGCGCCGGCTCGATGGCTGTGGCGGCGGTGGACATCGCGCTCTGGGATCTGAAAGCGAAATTGCTCGGCACGTCGCTGGTCGACTTGTTCGGCGCCGTTCGCAGCGCGGCCCCCATCTATGGCAGCGGCGGTTTTACCAGCTACACGCTCCGCCGCCTGTCGGAGCAGCTCGGCGGCTGGGCGGCGGAGGGAATCGGGCGGGTGAAAATGAAAGTCGGCCGTGAACCCGAGGCCGATTTGCGCCGTGTCGGCGCTGCCCGCGATGCAATCGGAGCCGATATCAAATTGTTCGTCGATGCCAACGGGGCATACTCGCGGAAGCAAGCGCTCGCCCTGGCCGAACGATTCGCCGAAGATTTTCAGGTGTCGTGGTTCGAAGAGCCGCGGCCGTCGAACGATGTGGCGGGATTGCGGCTATTGCGAGATCGCGGACCGGCCGGCATGGACATTGCCGCAGGCGAATATGGCGACACGCCCGCGTATTTCCGCCGCCTGCTCGACGCCGGGGCCCTCGATTGCCTTCAGGCCGACGCCACGCGCTGCGGCGGCTACACGGGCTTTCTCAAAGTGGCGGCGCTGTGCGAGGCTTATGAAATGCCGCTATCGGCCCACTGCGCTCCGCAGTTGCACGCCCACGTCGCTTGCGCCGTGTCGTGCCTCCGGCATGTCGAATACTTCCACGACCACAATCGCATCGCTCGCATGCTTTTCGACGGATCGCTCGACCCGCGCAACGGCGCTCTCTCGCCCGACACATCCCGTCCCGGCCATGGCATGACGCTGAAGACCGCCGACGCGGAACCATACCGAATCTAG